From Streptomyces sp. NBC_00775, one genomic window encodes:
- a CDS encoding TetR/AcrR family transcriptional regulator — translation METATPVQRRVVRPRADALRNRERIVAAAREMFVEFGPEVPFDEIARRAGVGNATVYRNFADRDALAREVVCSVMDRTSEWVEAALVEGGDAFEALSGFVHFAADERIGALCPMLSASFDQNHPDLVAARDRITVLIEQLMDRAREAGQLRPDVEFGDLMIAVSQLTRPLPGTACQGIDRFVHRHLQLFLDGMRAPARSELPGVAATVEDLRRA, via the coding sequence GTGGAGACCGCCACCCCCGTGCAGCGCCGAGTGGTCCGGCCGCGCGCCGATGCCCTGCGCAACAGGGAGCGGATCGTCGCCGCGGCCCGCGAGATGTTCGTCGAGTTCGGCCCCGAGGTGCCGTTCGACGAGATCGCCCGCCGGGCCGGGGTCGGCAACGCCACGGTGTACCGCAACTTCGCCGACCGCGACGCCCTGGCACGGGAGGTCGTCTGCTCGGTGATGGACCGCACCTCGGAGTGGGTCGAGGCGGCCCTCGTCGAGGGCGGCGACGCCTTCGAGGCGCTGAGCGGCTTCGTGCACTTCGCCGCCGACGAGCGGATCGGCGCCCTGTGCCCGATGCTCTCCGCGTCCTTCGACCAGAACCACCCGGATCTCGTCGCCGCGCGCGACCGGATCACCGTCCTGATCGAGCAGTTGATGGACCGCGCCCGCGAGGCCGGACAGCTGCGCCCCGACGTCGAGTTCGGCGACCTGATGATCGCGGTCAGCCAGCTCACCAGGCCGCTGCCCGGCACCGCGTGCCAGGGCATCGACCGCTTCGTACACCGTCATCTGCAGCTGTTCCTGGACGGTATGCGGGCCCCGGCCCGCTCCGAACTGCCCGGAGTGGCCGCCACCGTGGAGGACCTGCGGCGCGCGTGA
- a CDS encoding MFS transporter: MSETGTSKAVQAIPDAHANRWKALAFIALAQLMVVLDATIVNIALPSAQTDLGISDGNRQWVVTAYALAFGGLLLFGGRIADLWGRKRAFVVGLTGFAAASALGGLATSGAMMFGARALQGAFGALLAPAALSLLAVMFTDAKERAKAFGIYGAIAGGGGAVGFILGGVLTEYLDWRWTFFVNIPFAIIAALGAYFVIREPEGGRNRNPLDIPGVLLSTLGLVSLVYGFTRAESNGWGDSSTVALFIASAVLLISFVVVEARVKAPLLPLRVITDRNRGGIYLSLGIAIIAMFGTFLFLTYYLQVVKGFSPIKTGFAFMPMIVGMMVGSTQIGTRLMTRLPARLLMGPGFLVAAVGMLLMTQLEIGSSYASIILPAMLLLGLGMGTAFMPAMSLATLGVEPRDAGVASAMVNTSQQVGGAIGTALLNTIAASATTAYIKDHIADAGTSKTQQQLVALQGQVHGYTNAIWFAVGMLVAAAAIVSVLVNAGTQGSDPVAASGEGIEDDVKIPVIAH; encoded by the coding sequence ATGTCTGAAACAGGAACCTCAAAGGCCGTGCAGGCCATACCCGACGCACACGCCAACCGCTGGAAAGCGCTCGCCTTCATCGCGCTCGCCCAGCTGATGGTCGTCCTCGACGCGACCATCGTGAACATCGCCCTCCCGTCCGCCCAGACCGACCTGGGCATCTCCGACGGCAACCGGCAGTGGGTCGTCACGGCCTACGCCCTCGCCTTCGGCGGACTCCTCCTCTTCGGCGGCCGCATAGCCGACCTGTGGGGCCGCAAGCGCGCCTTCGTCGTCGGCCTCACCGGCTTCGCCGCGGCCTCCGCGCTCGGCGGTCTCGCCACCTCCGGCGCCATGATGTTCGGCGCCCGTGCCCTCCAGGGCGCGTTCGGCGCCCTGCTCGCGCCCGCCGCGCTCTCCCTGCTCGCCGTGATGTTCACGGACGCCAAGGAGCGCGCCAAGGCCTTCGGCATCTACGGCGCGATCGCCGGTGGCGGCGGCGCCGTCGGCTTCATCCTCGGCGGTGTGCTGACCGAGTACCTGGACTGGCGCTGGACGTTCTTCGTGAACATCCCGTTCGCGATCATCGCCGCGCTCGGCGCGTACTTCGTCATCCGTGAGCCGGAGGGCGGCCGCAACCGCAACCCGCTCGACATCCCGGGCGTGCTCCTGTCCACCCTCGGCCTGGTCTCGCTCGTCTACGGCTTCACCCGCGCCGAGTCCAACGGCTGGGGCGACTCCTCGACCGTCGCGCTGTTCATCGCGTCCGCGGTCCTGCTGATCTCGTTCGTGGTCGTCGAGGCCAGGGTCAAGGCCCCGCTGCTGCCGCTGCGTGTGATCACCGACCGCAACCGCGGCGGGATCTACCTCTCGCTCGGCATCGCCATCATCGCGATGTTCGGCACGTTCCTGTTCCTGACCTACTACCTGCAGGTCGTGAAGGGCTTCTCGCCGATCAAGACCGGCTTCGCCTTCATGCCGATGATCGTCGGCATGATGGTCGGCTCGACCCAGATCGGCACCCGCCTGATGACCCGCCTGCCGGCCCGTCTGCTGATGGGCCCCGGCTTCCTGGTCGCCGCGGTCGGGATGCTGCTGATGACCCAGCTGGAGATCGGCTCGTCGTACGCCTCGATCATCCTGCCGGCGATGCTGCTGCTCGGTCTCGGCATGGGTACGGCGTTCATGCCGGCCATGTCCCTGGCCACCCTGGGCGTCGAGCCCCGCGACGCGGGTGTCGCCTCCGCGATGGTCAACACCTCGCAGCAGGTGGGCGGCGCGATCGGCACGGCCCTGCTGAACACGATCGCCGCCTCCGCGACGACCGCCTACATCAAGGACCACATCGCCGACGCCGGTACCTCCAAGACCCAGCAGCAGCTCGTCGCGCTGCAGGGCCAGGTGCACGGCTACACCAACGCCATCTGGTTCGCCGTCGGCATGCTGGTGGCGGCCGCGGCGATCGTCTCGGTCCTCGTCAACGCCGGCACGCAGGGCTCCGACCCGGTCGCCGCCTCCGGCGAGGGCATCGAGGACGACGTGAAGATCCCGGTGATCGCCCACTGA
- a CDS encoding MarR family winged helix-turn-helix transcriptional regulator, with protein MNTAPAEETRWLTDEEQRIWRAYMHATTLLEDHLDRQLQRDAGMPHIYYGLLVQLAEAPRRRLRMTELAMSAKITRSRLSHAIARLEKNGWVRREDCPSDKRGQFAVLTDDGYEVLRRTAPGHVTAVRQALFDRLTTDQQKAFGEAMRIVAEGLQPKDAGADLPWLR; from the coding sequence ATGAACACGGCACCCGCTGAAGAGACGCGTTGGCTCACCGACGAGGAACAGCGCATCTGGCGTGCGTACATGCACGCCACCACCCTCCTTGAGGACCATCTCGACCGCCAGCTCCAGCGTGACGCGGGCATGCCGCACATCTACTACGGCCTGCTCGTCCAGCTCGCCGAAGCGCCGCGCAGGCGGCTGCGGATGACCGAGCTGGCCATGAGCGCGAAGATCACCCGCTCGCGGCTCTCGCACGCGATCGCGCGCCTGGAGAAGAACGGCTGGGTGCGGCGTGAGGACTGTCCCTCCGACAAGCGGGGACAGTTCGCGGTCCTGACGGACGACGGTTACGAGGTGCTGCGGCGCACCGCGCCGGGCCATGTGACCGCCGTACGGCAGGCCCTGTTCGACCGGCTCACCACGGACCAGCAGAAGGCCTTCGGCGAGGCCATGCGGATCGTCGCCGAGGGGCTCCAGCCGAAGGACGCGGGGGCGGACCTGCCCTGGTTGCGCTGA
- a CDS encoding dioxygenase family protein — translation MPALYLSHGAPPLADDPIWPGQLAAWSADLPRPRAILMVSAHWEEAPLALGAVETVPLVYDFWGFPEHYYQVTYAAPGAPQLAESVRKLLRAPGTPVQDIPDRGLDHGAYVPLVEMFPEADIPVLQISMPTLDPVRLFEIGRKLAPLRDEGVLIVGSGFFTHNLAALRHTGGGVPTWSSEFDDWGHRALDAGDVDALLDFERKSPAGRLAHPRTEHFAPLFVTMGAADAAGELDGQKSVIDGFWMGMAKRSVQFG, via the coding sequence ATGCCCGCCCTCTACCTGAGCCATGGTGCCCCGCCGCTCGCCGACGACCCGATCTGGCCCGGCCAGCTCGCCGCCTGGTCCGCCGACCTGCCGCGCCCCAGGGCGATCCTCATGGTCTCCGCCCACTGGGAAGAGGCCCCGCTCGCCCTCGGCGCGGTCGAGACCGTACCGCTCGTCTACGACTTCTGGGGCTTCCCCGAGCACTACTACCAGGTGACGTACGCGGCTCCCGGCGCCCCCCAACTCGCCGAGTCCGTACGGAAGCTGCTGCGCGCGCCCGGTACGCCGGTGCAGGACATCCCGGACCGCGGGCTCGACCACGGCGCGTATGTGCCGCTGGTGGAGATGTTCCCCGAGGCCGACATCCCGGTCCTGCAGATCTCCATGCCGACCCTCGACCCGGTCCGCCTCTTCGAGATCGGCCGCAAGCTGGCGCCACTGCGCGACGAGGGCGTCCTGATCGTCGGCTCCGGCTTCTTCACCCACAACCTCGCGGCCCTGCGGCACACCGGCGGGGGAGTCCCGACCTGGTCGAGCGAGTTCGACGACTGGGGTCACCGCGCCCTGGACGCCGGTGACGTGGACGCGCTCCTCGACTTCGAGCGCAAGTCCCCGGCCGGCCGTCTCGCCCACCCGCGCACCGAGCACTTCGCCCCCCTCTTCGTGACCATGGGCGCGGCGGACGCGGCCGGTGAGCTTGACGGGCAGAAGTCGGTGATCGACGGCTTCTGGATGGGGATGGCCAAGCGGTCGGTGCAGTTCGGCTGA
- a CDS encoding GNAT family N-acetyltransferase, whose translation MMPERTEVQVRPGVEGDLDALTDIYNHYVRETPITFDTAVFTPEERRSWLLSHPEDGPHRLMVATDADSQTILGYATSSAFRVKAAYDTSVEVSVYLAPDAGGRGVGTLLYEALFEALAGEDLHRAYAGIAQPEGNEASVRLHERFGFRHVGTYREVGRKFGRYWDVAWYEKELTPAQ comes from the coding sequence ATGATGCCGGAACGTACAGAGGTGCAGGTCAGGCCGGGAGTCGAGGGTGATCTCGACGCTCTCACCGACATCTACAACCACTACGTACGTGAGACGCCCATCACATTTGATACCGCTGTCTTCACGCCGGAAGAGCGTCGCTCGTGGCTGCTCTCCCACCCTGAAGACGGACCGCACCGCCTGATGGTTGCCACGGACGCGGACTCACAGACGATTCTTGGGTACGCCACATCCAGCGCCTTTCGCGTGAAGGCCGCGTACGACACCTCCGTGGAGGTCAGCGTCTACCTCGCCCCGGACGCCGGTGGCCGTGGCGTCGGCACCCTGCTCTACGAGGCCCTCTTCGAAGCCCTCGCCGGCGAGGATCTCCACCGCGCCTACGCCGGCATCGCCCAGCCCGAGGGAAACGAAGCGTCCGTGCGGCTGCACGAACGCTTCGGGTTCCGGCATGTGGGCACCTACCGGGAGGTGGGCCGCAAGTTCGGCCGGTACTGGGATGTGGCCTGGTACGAGAAGGAACTCACCCCGGCCCAGTGA
- a CDS encoding sigma-70 family RNA polymerase sigma factor encodes MATRAVARRKSATGETSDAARSVRVVGGEIADRDLVGMYLDEIARTPLLDAAKEVELSQTIEAGVFARQILDGEATAGADASREELEALVAEGERAKDIFIRSNLRLVVAVARRYPRSGLPLLDLIQEGNAGLVRAVEKFDYRKGFKFSTYATWWIRQAITRSIADQSRTIRLPVHLVEELGRIRRVQREFNRKNGREPEHAEIAAELDSTPERVTDVLDWARDPVSLNMAVDDDGDTQFGDLLEDTSAVSPEQSVMTLLRSEELDDLIGRLDQRTASIIKMRYGIDDGRERTLTEVGKEHGLTRERIRQIEKHALLELKKLARDTGFDAAA; translated from the coding sequence ATGGCAACCCGTGCCGTCGCCCGTCGTAAGTCCGCCACCGGCGAGACCAGCGACGCGGCACGCAGTGTTCGCGTCGTAGGCGGCGAGATCGCCGACCGCGACCTGGTCGGCATGTACCTCGACGAGATCGCGCGTACGCCACTGCTCGACGCCGCCAAGGAAGTCGAGCTGTCCCAGACCATCGAGGCGGGTGTGTTCGCGCGGCAGATCCTCGACGGCGAGGCTACGGCCGGAGCGGACGCGTCCCGCGAGGAGCTCGAGGCGCTGGTCGCCGAGGGCGAGCGAGCGAAGGACATCTTCATCCGCTCGAACCTCCGGCTGGTCGTCGCTGTCGCCCGGCGCTATCCGCGCAGCGGCCTGCCCCTGCTCGACCTGATCCAGGAGGGCAACGCGGGTCTGGTGCGCGCCGTCGAGAAGTTCGACTACCGCAAGGGCTTCAAGTTCTCGACGTACGCGACCTGGTGGATCCGTCAGGCCATCACCCGTTCCATCGCCGACCAGTCGCGCACGATCCGCCTCCCCGTCCACCTGGTCGAGGAACTGGGCCGGATCCGGCGCGTACAGCGCGAGTTCAACCGCAAGAACGGGCGCGAGCCCGAGCACGCGGAGATCGCCGCCGAACTCGACTCGACGCCGGAGCGCGTGACGGACGTCCTGGACTGGGCCCGCGACCCGGTCTCGCTGAACATGGCGGTGGACGACGACGGTGACACCCAGTTCGGCGACCTGCTGGAGGACACCTCCGCGGTCTCCCCCGAGCAGTCGGTCATGACCCTGCTGCGCAGCGAGGAACTGGACGACCTGATCGGCCGCCTCGACCAGCGCACGGCCTCCATCATCAAGATGCGGTACGGCATCGATGACGGCCGGGAGCGCACGCTCACCGAGGTCGGCAAGGAGCACGGCCTCACGCGCGAGCGCATCCGCCAGATCGAGAAGCACGCGCTTCTCGAACTGAAGAAGCTGGCCCGTGACACCGGGTTCGACGCGGCGGCGTGA
- a CDS encoding TetR family transcriptional regulator, producing MEISRAAAGLFMRNGLRATRAEDIARAAGVAPRTFYRYFATKEESLGPVFAAGSQKWAEAVRDAPAQLPVPEALRHAIVATLTPGVGVRPESLDWVRALLRLAEANPALLRVWGEACQTAERTLAGVLAARGVAARAVATTEASPIPSHAPSPTPSPKLRLTAATASAAVRVAVEAWAATDDAADGPDGPVALALRHLEVLRDFPWSAE from the coding sequence ATGGAGATCTCCCGGGCGGCAGCGGGGCTCTTCATGCGCAACGGCCTGCGCGCCACCCGTGCCGAGGACATCGCCCGGGCCGCCGGGGTCGCGCCGCGCACCTTCTACCGGTACTTCGCGACCAAGGAGGAATCCCTCGGCCCCGTCTTCGCCGCCGGCAGCCAGAAGTGGGCCGAGGCCGTCCGCGACGCCCCGGCCCAACTGCCGGTACCCGAAGCCCTCCGCCACGCGATCGTCGCCACCTTGACCCCGGGCGTCGGTGTCAGACCCGAGTCCCTGGACTGGGTCCGCGCCCTCCTCCGCCTGGCCGAGGCGAACCCTGCCCTGCTGAGGGTGTGGGGCGAGGCGTGCCAGACGGCGGAGCGAACGCTGGCGGGGGTGCTGGCGGCGAGGGGAGTGGCGGCGAGGGCGGTGGCGACGACGGAAGCTTCGCCCATCCCTTCGCATGCCCCTTCCCCCACCCCGTCCCCCAAGCTCCGCCTCACCGCCGCCACAGCCAGCGCAGCGGTCCGCGTCGCGGTGGAAGCCTGGGCTGCCACGGACGACGCGGCCGACGGACCGGACGGCCCCGTCGCGCTCGCACTGCGCCATCTCGAAGTCCTTCGCGACTTTCCCTGGAGCGCCGAATGA
- a CDS encoding helix-turn-helix transcriptional regulator, producing MTTDTPARLLQLLSLLQTPREWPGGELSERLGVSRRTVRRDIDRLRELGYPVQATKGSDGGYRLVAGKAMPPLVLDDEEAVAIAVGLRAGAGHAVEGVDEASVRALAKLEQVLPSRLRHRVSTLQAATTPLTSGDGASIAPETLTVMASCVAGRERLRFAYRSGDGTPSRRLTEPYRLVSTGRRWYLVAYDLDREDWRTFRVDRVAEPYATGARFTPRELPTGSAAEFLRQSMFRRQETYAFDVTFAAPAEFVAARLPAWLGTPEPIDENSCRLRSSAGDSVEWLAVRIAMVDCEFVVREPAELVGYVRDLGERLTRAAGGGSAEGGDSGDAGLTGPSRT from the coding sequence ATGACAACGGATACGCCGGCCCGGCTTCTCCAGCTCCTCTCCCTCCTCCAGACGCCCCGCGAATGGCCCGGCGGCGAGCTCTCCGAGCGGCTCGGGGTGTCCCGTCGTACGGTCCGCCGGGACATCGACCGGCTCCGGGAGCTGGGCTATCCGGTGCAGGCGACCAAGGGGTCCGACGGCGGGTACCGGCTGGTGGCGGGGAAGGCGATGCCACCGCTCGTGCTCGACGACGAGGAGGCCGTGGCGATCGCGGTGGGACTGCGGGCCGGCGCCGGGCACGCCGTCGAGGGCGTGGACGAGGCGTCCGTACGGGCGCTCGCCAAGCTGGAGCAGGTGCTGCCGTCCCGGCTGCGCCACCGGGTGTCCACGCTCCAGGCCGCGACCACCCCGCTGACCAGCGGGGACGGGGCGAGTATCGCGCCTGAGACGCTGACCGTGATGGCGTCGTGCGTCGCCGGGCGGGAGCGGCTGCGGTTCGCGTACCGCTCCGGGGACGGGACGCCGTCGCGGCGGCTGACCGAGCCGTACCGGCTCGTCTCCACCGGCCGTCGCTGGTACCTCGTCGCGTACGACCTCGATCGTGAGGACTGGCGTACGTTCCGCGTCGACCGGGTCGCCGAGCCGTACGCGACGGGAGCGCGGTTCACGCCGCGTGAGCTGCCGACGGGCAGTGCGGCGGAGTTTCTGCGGCAGTCGATGTTCCGGCGGCAGGAGACGTACGCGTTCGACGTCACGTTCGCCGCGCCCGCCGAGTTCGTCGCGGCGCGGCTCCCCGCCTGGCTGGGTACGCCCGAGCCGATCGACGAGAACAGCTGCCGGCTGCGTTCCTCCGCCGGCGACTCCGTGGAGTGGCTGGCGGTGCGGATCGCGATGGTCGACTGCGAGTTCGTGGTGCGGGAACCCGCTGAACTGGTGGGTTATGTACGGGACTTGGGTGAGCGTCTGACGCGAGCGGCGGGCGGTGGTTCGGCGGAGGGCGGCGACTCGGGGGACGCCGGCCTCACTGGCCCGTCACGTACTTGA
- a CDS encoding MFS transporter yields the protein MTSTETTRNSLAAAAVADRRRWFALAIVMTAAFMDLVDVTIVNIAIPSIQRDAGASFSQIQWITAGYALAFAAGLITGGRLGDIHGRKRIFLLGVGGFTLASALCGFAANPEMLVASRILQGGMAALMVPQVLSIVHATFPAHERGKVFGLFGAIVGLGAVSGPLLGALLTEWNLFGLEWRPIFLINLPVGVAALILGRRFISESKAPRALKLDLVGVALVILGLLMLLYPLTRGRELGWPLWGYVSMAGSLVVFVALVAYEKRKTARDGSPLVELSLFKVTSFAAGIAVQTVFGVALGIFFLVWTLYLQIGLGWSLLRAGLTGVPFSIAVSAAAGMSVQLLVPRFGRKVLQAGALIMALGVLLYIWESDRYGMSIASWQMALPLVVMGAGMGFIVAPLTDAVLSEVPREHSGSASGLINTVQQMGNALGLGLVSVLFFGQIDDRLTGDQVGPAFVNAFQYALGWVAAVMAVIFLLMFALPKRPAQHVEGEGAGEGAGAPEATQAEEPVLVS from the coding sequence ATGACCTCCACCGAGACCACTCGTAACAGCTTGGCCGCGGCCGCCGTGGCCGACCGGCGGCGCTGGTTCGCCCTCGCCATCGTCATGACCGCGGCCTTCATGGACCTGGTCGACGTGACGATCGTCAACATCGCCATCCCGTCGATCCAGCGGGACGCGGGCGCTTCGTTCAGCCAGATCCAGTGGATCACGGCGGGCTACGCGCTGGCCTTCGCCGCCGGGCTCATCACCGGCGGGCGGCTCGGCGACATCCACGGCCGCAAGCGGATCTTCCTCCTCGGCGTAGGCGGGTTCACGCTCGCCTCGGCGCTGTGCGGCTTCGCCGCGAACCCGGAGATGCTCGTCGCCTCGCGCATCCTCCAGGGCGGGATGGCCGCGCTGATGGTGCCGCAGGTGCTGTCGATCGTGCACGCCACCTTCCCGGCGCACGAGCGGGGCAAGGTCTTCGGTCTCTTCGGCGCGATCGTCGGCCTGGGGGCCGTGTCCGGTCCTCTCCTCGGCGCGCTGCTCACCGAGTGGAACCTCTTCGGCCTGGAGTGGCGGCCGATCTTCCTCATCAACCTGCCGGTGGGTGTCGCCGCGCTGATCCTGGGCCGCCGGTTCATCAGCGAGTCCAAGGCCCCGCGCGCCCTCAAGCTCGACCTCGTCGGCGTCGCCCTCGTCATTCTCGGCCTGCTGATGCTGCTCTACCCGCTGACCCGCGGCCGTGAGCTGGGCTGGCCGCTGTGGGGGTACGTGTCGATGGCCGGCTCCCTCGTCGTCTTCGTGGCACTGGTGGCGTACGAGAAGCGGAAGACGGCACGGGACGGTTCGCCGCTGGTCGAGCTGTCGCTGTTCAAGGTGACGAGCTTCGCGGCGGGTATCGCCGTACAGACCGTCTTCGGTGTCGCGCTCGGCATCTTCTTCCTGGTCTGGACGCTGTACTTGCAGATCGGGCTCGGGTGGAGCCTGCTGCGGGCGGGTCTGACCGGGGTGCCGTTCTCGATCGCGGTGTCGGCGGCGGCGGGCATGTCGGTGCAGCTGCTGGTCCCGCGCTTCGGGCGCAAGGTGCTCCAGGCGGGCGCGCTGATCATGGCGCTCGGCGTGCTCCTCTACATCTGGGAGTCCGACCGGTACGGCATGTCCATCGCCTCCTGGCAGATGGCGCTTCCGCTGGTGGTCATGGGCGCGGGTATGGGCTTCATCGTGGCCCCGCTGACGGACGCGGTGCTGTCGGAGGTCCCGCGCGAGCACTCCGGTTCGGCGTCCGGGCTCATCAACACCGTGCAGCAGATGGGCAACGCGCTGGGGCTCGGGCTGGTGTCGGTCCTCTTCTTCGGCCAGATCGACGACCGGCTGACCGGGGACCAGGTCGGCCCCGCCTTCGTCAACGCCTTCCAGTACGCGCTGGGCTGGGTCGCGGCGGTCATGGCGGTCATCTTCCTGCTGATGTTCGCCCTGCCCAAGCGGCCGGCGCAGCACGTGGAGGGTGAGGGCGCGGGTGAGGGTGCGGGTGCGCCGGAGGCGACCCAGGCGGAGGAGCCGGTGCTGGTTTCCTGA
- a CDS encoding DeoR/GlpR family DNA-binding transcription regulator encodes MYAPERQQEILRLARDGGRVDVLSLAEEFQVTAETIRRDLKALDRAGLVRRVHGGAIPAGRLDFEPDLAERESTAADQKDRIAEAAVAELPHDGTVILDAGSTVSRLAAALPLEATLTVVTHSLPIAARLADHPGIQLHLVGGRVRHRTRAAVDAWALRAYSEIRADVLFIAANGFSPSYGLTTPDLAEAAVKRATMRAARRVVLLADSSKNGQEHFARFGDLSDVDLLITDRGLSPEDVSAIERGGTEVLCV; translated from the coding sequence ATGTACGCACCGGAGCGGCAGCAGGAGATCCTCCGGCTCGCCCGTGACGGCGGACGGGTGGACGTGCTCTCCCTGGCCGAGGAGTTCCAGGTCACCGCGGAGACCATCCGCCGGGACCTGAAGGCCCTGGACCGCGCGGGTCTCGTACGCCGTGTGCACGGTGGTGCGATTCCCGCCGGGCGCCTGGACTTCGAGCCCGACCTCGCCGAGCGCGAGTCCACCGCGGCCGACCAGAAGGACCGCATCGCCGAGGCCGCGGTCGCCGAACTGCCCCACGACGGCACGGTGATCCTGGACGCCGGCTCGACCGTCTCCCGGCTCGCCGCGGCGCTCCCGCTGGAGGCGACGCTCACCGTCGTCACCCACAGCCTTCCGATCGCCGCCCGCCTCGCGGACCACCCCGGCATCCAGCTCCACCTGGTCGGGGGGCGCGTACGGCACCGCACGCGCGCCGCCGTGGACGCCTGGGCGCTCCGCGCGTACAGCGAGATCCGCGCCGATGTCCTCTTCATCGCGGCCAACGGATTCTCCCCCTCCTACGGACTGACCACCCCCGACCTCGCCGAGGCCGCCGTCAAGCGCGCGACCATGCGCGCCGCGCGCCGGGTGGTGCTCCTCGCCGACTCCTCCAAGAACGGCCAGGAACACTTCGCCCGCTTCGGCGACCTGAGCGATGTGGACCTGCTGATCACCGACCGCGGGCTGAGCCCCGAAGACGTCTCCGCCATCGAGCGCGGCGGCACCGAAGTGCTGTGTGTGTAG
- the pfkB gene encoding 1-phosphofructokinase, whose product MILTVTPNPSLDRTYEVPSLDRGEVIRATGERMDPGGKGVNVSRAVAAAGQRTVAVLPLGGAPGALVADLLDAQGIEVAPVPVAGATRSNISVAEPDGTLTKINAPGPELSAAEAELLLETVRKQYRSGDTHWITCCGSLPRGLAPSWYADLVARAHAAGARIALDTSGPALLAALRERPDVVKPNAEELAEAVGRPLATVGDAVKAAEELRELGARAVLASLGADGQLLVDGSGTWFGSARVDAVRSNVGAGDSSLAGFLIAGGNGPEALASAVAHGAAAVQLPGSVMPGPADLDPSAVTVTSDVPVDLVLTEPVS is encoded by the coding sequence ATGATCCTCACCGTCACCCCCAACCCCTCCCTCGACCGTACGTACGAGGTCCCGTCGCTCGACCGCGGCGAGGTCATCCGGGCCACCGGCGAACGCATGGACCCGGGCGGCAAGGGCGTGAACGTCTCGCGCGCGGTCGCGGCCGCCGGGCAGCGCACGGTCGCCGTCCTGCCCCTGGGTGGTGCGCCCGGCGCACTCGTCGCCGACCTGCTCGACGCGCAGGGCATCGAGGTCGCGCCGGTCCCGGTCGCCGGAGCCACCCGCTCGAACATCTCGGTCGCCGAACCCGACGGCACCCTGACGAAGATCAACGCGCCCGGACCCGAACTCTCCGCCGCCGAGGCCGAACTCCTCCTGGAGACCGTCCGCAAGCAGTACCGCTCCGGCGACACCCACTGGATCACCTGCTGCGGCAGCCTGCCGCGCGGCCTCGCGCCCTCCTGGTACGCCGATCTGGTCGCGCGGGCCCACGCGGCGGGCGCCCGGATCGCACTCGACACCTCCGGTCCGGCGCTTCTCGCGGCGCTGCGCGAGCGGCCCGACGTGGTGAAGCCCAACGCCGAGGAGCTCGCGGAAGCCGTCGGGCGCCCCCTCGCCACAGTGGGCGACGCGGTGAAGGCGGCCGAGGAGTTGCGCGAGCTGGGCGCGCGCGCCGTCCTCGCGAGCCTCGGCGCCGACGGGCAGCTGCTCGTGGACGGCTCGGGCACCTGGTTCGGCAGCGCGCGCGTGGATGCCGTACGCAGCAACGTGGGCGCCGGTGACTCCTCCCTCGCCGGCTTCCTGATCGCCGGCGGCAACGGCCCCGAGGCCCTCGCCTCCGCCGTCGCCCACGGCGCCGCGGCCGTCCAACTCCCCGGCAGCGTGATGCCGGGCCCGGCCGACCTCGACCCCTCCGCCGTGACGGTCACGTCGGACGTCCCGGTGGATCTCGTACTGACGGAGCCCGTGTCATGA